A DNA window from Amycolatopsis sp. DSM 110486 contains the following coding sequences:
- a CDS encoding cytochrome P450 has product MRIPVEVHEAVEAPGAWPVLGHIVPVLRKPLEFLPALARYGDVVKVRFGNFPVYVIADPDATRDVLVPGDLEYKRGLCFERLKPGLGEGIATASGDEHRRLRKLLQPVFSRERLVEYSSIMRTAAEEAADSWQDGATLAADEVMNDLALTALTRSLFKFTANAETADAIKHGMRLLTHSLLKRIVLPPAWEKVPTPGNIRFTRAMNRMNRSIDEVVSAYRAARQDRGDVLSALLAVRDEDGNGLSDEELHAQVMTLALTGVEAPGATLGWVLYEIGRNPEVAARVHAELDEVLAGRAPEYDDLPALEYLGRVIDEVLRLHTPLLFSRRTLTEVRAGRSTIPADAELIYSPYLLHHDARWFPDPLRFDPDRWLPENAQRIPKGAYIPFAAGSYQCIGKVFATMELTMIASVICSRWNLSLAQGTEVREVASALIRPDKLPMIFSRRTLPASV; this is encoded by the coding sequence GTGCGGATTCCCGTGGAGGTGCACGAGGCCGTCGAAGCTCCCGGAGCGTGGCCGGTCCTCGGTCACATCGTCCCGGTGCTGCGCAAACCTCTGGAGTTCCTTCCCGCGCTGGCTCGCTACGGCGACGTCGTCAAGGTGCGATTCGGCAACTTCCCCGTCTACGTCATCGCCGACCCCGACGCCACTCGCGACGTGCTGGTACCGGGCGACCTCGAGTACAAGCGAGGCCTCTGTTTCGAACGGTTGAAACCCGGCCTGGGCGAAGGGATCGCGACCGCGTCAGGCGACGAGCACCGGCGGCTGCGCAAGCTGCTCCAGCCGGTCTTCAGCCGCGAGCGCCTCGTGGAGTACTCGTCGATCATGCGCACCGCGGCCGAAGAAGCGGCGGATTCCTGGCAGGACGGCGCAACGCTGGCGGCCGACGAGGTCATGAACGACCTGGCCCTGACCGCGTTGACCCGCAGCCTGTTCAAGTTCACCGCCAACGCCGAGACGGCCGACGCGATCAAACACGGCATGCGGCTGCTGACCCACAGCCTGCTCAAACGCATCGTCCTGCCACCGGCGTGGGAAAAGGTTCCCACTCCCGGCAACATCCGCTTCACCCGTGCCATGAACCGGATGAATCGCTCGATCGACGAGGTCGTCTCCGCCTATCGCGCGGCGAGGCAGGACCGCGGCGACGTGCTATCCGCGTTGCTCGCGGTGCGCGACGAAGACGGCAATGGCTTGTCCGACGAGGAGCTCCACGCGCAGGTGATGACGTTGGCACTCACCGGCGTCGAGGCACCCGGGGCGACGCTGGGCTGGGTGCTGTACGAGATCGGCCGCAACCCCGAGGTGGCCGCGCGCGTGCACGCCGAGCTCGATGAGGTCCTCGCCGGCCGCGCGCCGGAGTATGACGACCTGCCCGCGCTGGAGTACCTCGGCCGCGTGATCGACGAGGTACTCAGGCTGCACACGCCGCTTTTGTTCTCGCGGCGCACGTTGACCGAGGTTCGCGCCGGCCGGTCCACCATCCCGGCCGACGCGGAGCTCATCTACAGCCCGTACCTGCTGCACCACGACGCCCGCTGGTTCCCGGACCCGCTGCGCTTCGACCCCGACCGCTGGCTTCCGGAGAACGCGCAGCGGATTCCGAAGGGCGCCTACATCCCGTTCGCCGCGGGCTCGTACCAGTGCATCGGCAAGGTGTTCGCGACGATGGAGCTCACGATGATCGCCTCGGTGATCTGCTCGCGCTGGAACCTGAGTCTGGCGCAGGGCACGGAAGTCCGCGAGGTGGCCAGCGCGCTGATCCGCCCGGACAAGCTGCCGATGATCTTCAGCCGGCGCACGCTCCCGGCTTCGGTGTGA
- a CDS encoding cytochrome P450 — protein sequence MTMLLARQAPTAPGGLPLLGHTLSLLRRDRVGYLTSLQPAGDIVRIRIGTRPFLVLNSPELVRAVMVEEAKSFDRGRIFQKARPYVGDGLFTAEGTEHLRQRRMVQPAFHREQIQRSIRIMSDVVREQAATWRPGETVAMDREMHVMASEIIGQTMFLAPEAREVVQLARDQLPALLQGLGQRTLLPDFFARVPTPVGRRFDAACADLRDAAARLVAVYRRDHGDLGDFVSLLLGAHDARTGTTLTDTQIRDQIMTLLIAGIETPATLMTWAMYEIARDPSLRQRLEVEVDEVVDGRDIEAANLPALTLTEAVVQENLRLHHPLWILMRRAVKPVTLGGVTIEPGSEVLYSPAALQRDPEIFADPLRFNPDRWLGDASTERMRRAFMPFGLGNRQCIGDAFSGVQMKITIAGIVAGRRLDLLAGFRPKTVISSIVHLDRLPMTVHTRGKH from the coding sequence ATGACCATGCTCCTGGCTCGCCAGGCTCCCACCGCGCCGGGTGGTCTCCCGTTGCTCGGGCACACGCTTTCACTACTGCGCCGCGACCGCGTCGGTTATCTCACGTCGTTGCAGCCCGCCGGTGACATCGTGCGGATCCGGATCGGCACGAGGCCGTTCCTCGTGCTGAACTCGCCGGAGCTCGTGCGTGCCGTGATGGTGGAGGAGGCGAAGAGCTTCGACCGCGGGCGCATCTTCCAGAAGGCGCGCCCGTATGTCGGCGACGGATTGTTCACCGCCGAAGGCACCGAGCATCTTCGACAGCGCCGGATGGTGCAGCCGGCGTTCCATCGGGAACAGATCCAGCGCAGCATCCGCATCATGAGCGACGTCGTCCGTGAGCAGGCGGCGACGTGGCGGCCCGGCGAGACCGTCGCGATGGACCGCGAGATGCACGTGATGGCGAGCGAGATCATCGGCCAGACCATGTTTCTCGCCCCGGAGGCGCGGGAGGTGGTGCAGCTGGCCCGGGACCAGCTGCCGGCCCTGCTGCAGGGGCTGGGCCAGCGCACGCTGTTGCCCGACTTCTTCGCGCGCGTGCCAACCCCGGTCGGCCGACGCTTCGACGCCGCCTGCGCCGACCTGCGTGACGCCGCCGCGCGCCTCGTCGCCGTCTACCGCAGGGACCACGGCGACCTCGGCGACTTCGTGTCCCTGCTCCTGGGCGCGCACGACGCCCGGACCGGCACGACGCTGACCGACACGCAGATCCGCGACCAGATCATGACGCTGCTGATCGCCGGCATCGAGACGCCGGCGACGCTGATGACGTGGGCGATGTACGAGATCGCGCGCGACCCCTCGCTCAGGCAACGGCTCGAAGTGGAGGTCGACGAGGTTGTCGACGGGCGCGACATCGAGGCGGCGAATCTGCCCGCGTTGACACTCACCGAGGCTGTTGTGCAGGAAAACCTGCGGCTGCACCACCCACTGTGGATTCTCATGCGCCGCGCGGTCAAACCCGTCACTCTCGGCGGCGTGACCATCGAGCCGGGCAGTGAGGTGCTCTACAGTCCCGCGGCTTTGCAGCGCGACCCGGAGATCTTCGCCGATCCGTTGCGGTTCAACCCCGACCGTTGGCTTGGTGACGCGTCGACCGAACGGATGCGGCGGGCGTTCATGCCGTTCGGGCTCGGCAACCGGCAATGCATCGGCGACGCGTTTTCCGGGGTCCAGATGAAGATCACCATCGCCGGCATCGTCGCGGGCCGCCGGCTGGACCTGCTCGCCGGTTTCCGCCCGAAGACCGTGATCTCCAGCATCGTGCACCTCGACCGGCTGCCGATGACCGTCCACACGCGGGGGAAACACTGA
- a CDS encoding transposase, with amino-acid sequence MDPSTNASGNSPRTCTTPCTSNTASPHEPHDPPLRTSGPRGGRPPAFDSLDYRGRNVIERRFKLLNQWRGLATRYGKLAIVYRSAIVLHAVIRWTKASSDTP; translated from the coding sequence CTGGACCCGAGTACAAACGCCTCCGGGAACTCGCCTCGAACGTGCACAACTCCATGCACGTCGAACACCGCATCCCCGCACGAACCGCATGACCCGCCTCTACGAACGTCGGGTCCCCGTGGTGGTCGCCCGCCCGCGTTCGACTCGCTCGATTACCGGGGCCGCAACGTGATCGAACGCCGCTTCAAGCTGCTCAATCAATGGCGTGGCCTGGCCACTCGCTACGGCAAGCTCGCCATCGTTTACCGATCCGCGATCGTTCTCCATGCCGTGATCCGCTGGACCAAGGCATCATCAGACACGCCCTAG
- a CDS encoding glucose 1-dehydrogenase — MLEGKSVIVTGAGSGIGRSTALVLAGYGARLLLADIDHGTCRETADLVVAQGGTATAVKADVALEDDVEAMVAAAVAAYGRLDGAFNNAGVDGAFESVAESTRDNWHRVMSVNLEGVWLCMRAEIRRMLGAGGGSIVNTSSTGGLVGMGIGLSAYVAAKHGVVGLTRAAALEYATQGIRVNAVCPGTVRTGMYEQVVATGVVTEEQIAAMQPINRAAQPEEIAEAVAWMLSDRASFVTGQAWAVDGGLVAQ, encoded by the coding sequence ATGCTCGAGGGCAAGTCTGTGATCGTGACCGGTGCCGGCTCCGGCATCGGCCGCAGTACCGCTCTGGTGCTGGCCGGGTACGGCGCGCGGTTGCTGCTCGCCGACATCGACCACGGCACGTGCCGGGAGACGGCCGACTTGGTCGTGGCACAGGGCGGCACGGCTACCGCGGTGAAGGCCGATGTGGCCCTTGAGGACGATGTCGAAGCGATGGTGGCGGCCGCGGTAGCGGCTTACGGCCGGCTCGATGGGGCGTTCAACAACGCCGGTGTCGACGGTGCTTTCGAGTCCGTCGCCGAGTCCACTCGGGACAACTGGCACCGGGTGATGTCGGTGAACCTCGAAGGCGTGTGGCTCTGCATGCGGGCCGAGATCCGCCGGATGCTGGGCGCCGGCGGAGGGTCCATTGTGAACACGTCGTCGACTGGCGGTTTGGTCGGGATGGGCATCGGCCTGTCCGCTTACGTGGCGGCCAAGCACGGCGTCGTCGGCCTGACGCGCGCCGCCGCTCTCGAATACGCGACACAGGGGATCCGCGTCAATGCCGTCTGCCCGGGCACCGTGCGCACCGGCATGTACGAGCAGGTGGTGGCCACCGGGGTAGTCACGGAGGAGCAGATCGCGGCGATGCAGCCGATCAACCGGGCCGCACAGCCGGAGGAGATCGCCGAGGCGGTGGCGTGGATGCTGTCGGACCGCGCGTCTTTCGTGACCGGGCAGGCGTGGGCTGTCGACGGTGGGCTGGTGGCGCAGTGA
- a CDS encoding flavin reductase translates to MAAFRHPLRLGAHMTTTVVVGNPKPASRTLVAARQLAEALTGRPVDHVLDLALVPVDEESAEAAVRTVARSSVVVVASPTVGGTYTGLLKLFLDRFADGPGLQGVVVVPLMVGAGLAHAMAPELLLKPVLAELGATCEFPGLYLPENTVDDSVALKSYARRWAPVTARLAAARASGEVAPTGPIAPPFTPAETADGRALRDAFGCFPSGVAAVCALVDGKPTGMAVSSFTSVSLDPPLVSVCVDNGSSTWPRLRDAGRVGVSVLGEAHESACRSLSAKTGDRFAGLSLHTTDAGAVLITGATAWLDCTIEDEIPAGDHHIVLLRIIGLRTGPETRPLVFHRSRFPRLVEVPAAEPASR, encoded by the coding sequence ATGGCGGCCTTCCGCCATCCTCTTCGCCTGGGAGCTCACATGACTACCACCGTTGTCGTCGGAAACCCGAAGCCGGCCTCGCGCACACTCGTCGCCGCCCGGCAGCTCGCCGAGGCGCTCACCGGGCGCCCGGTCGACCACGTGCTCGACCTGGCACTCGTGCCGGTGGACGAGGAGTCGGCCGAGGCCGCTGTCCGGACCGTTGCGCGGTCATCGGTCGTCGTGGTCGCGAGCCCCACGGTCGGCGGGACCTACACGGGATTGTTGAAACTCTTCCTGGACCGGTTCGCCGACGGACCGGGACTACAGGGAGTGGTGGTGGTTCCGCTCATGGTCGGTGCCGGGTTGGCGCATGCGATGGCTCCCGAACTCCTGCTCAAGCCCGTGCTGGCGGAACTGGGCGCCACATGCGAGTTCCCGGGTCTCTACCTCCCCGAGAATACCGTCGACGACTCCGTGGCGCTCAAGTCATACGCGCGACGATGGGCTCCGGTAACCGCCAGGCTCGCCGCTGCCCGGGCTAGCGGCGAAGTGGCGCCGACCGGGCCGATCGCGCCCCCGTTCACGCCCGCCGAAACCGCGGACGGCCGCGCATTGCGGGACGCGTTCGGCTGCTTCCCGAGTGGCGTCGCGGCAGTGTGCGCCCTGGTCGACGGCAAGCCGACCGGCATGGCGGTCAGTTCCTTCACCTCGGTATCCCTCGACCCGCCTCTGGTCTCCGTGTGCGTCGACAACGGATCGAGCACCTGGCCTCGGCTGCGCGACGCCGGACGGGTGGGCGTGAGCGTGCTCGGTGAGGCGCACGAGTCGGCGTGCCGGTCGTTGTCGGCGAAAACCGGGGATCGCTTCGCCGGGCTTTCTCTCCACACTACTGATGCGGGTGCCGTTTTGATCACGGGAGCGACCGCGTGGCTGGACTGCACGATCGAGGACGAGATTCCCGCCGGTGACCACCACATTGTTCTTCTGCGGATCATCGGTCTCCGCACCGGTCCGGAGACCCGGCCGTTGGTGTTCCACCGGTCGCGCTTTCCACGTCTGGTCGAGGTGCCCGCTGCAGAGCCTGCCTCGCGTTGA